The DNA segment GGCATCACCTTGCCCTTTGTCAGTCACGGCGGATGGTCGTTGATTACCAGCTTTGCCATGCTTGGCACATTACTTGCTCTTTCTCATCGCAATCATCAGGAAAGAACATCACCAATTATTGAAAATCCAGTGGCGGTCCGGGTGGAGTAGAGCGAGTCAAAGTTTCCTGCCTTCCACTCATCGTTCACGCCACAACCACTTTTAGACCAACCGTATTTGAGGAGCGTATATGACACGATTTTTCTCAGCCTGGCATAAGTCTTTTGGAACGGGCCTGCTGGTCCTGGCACTCACCCTCTGGTGCCAGGTGTCAATCCAGGCCACAACGGTGGTCCTGATGCCGGATGACGATTTGATCGTCAGTTCACGGGCCATTGTCCACGGGACCGTCACACAGATTGAAAGCCGCTTTGATCCTTCAGGCCAATCCATTTACACCTACTTCACCCTTCACCTTCAACAGGTTTTCAAAGGCAATATCAGTGATTCCACCATTGTGGTTCGACAGTTAGGCGGTCGTGTCAGTGGGTTCCAGCAGGTGGTTTATGGGTCACCTGAATTTGCAGTTGGCGAGGAAGTTCTGCTCTTTCTCAACACGGCTGATGATGGCGCCCTGCGCGTGGCACACCTGTGTTTGGGGAAATACTCAGTTGTGACCGATGAACAGGGTGGTCGGCAGGTCTGGCGGACAATGGATGGGGTCGAATTCGTTGAACCGACCAAACATCAGGTCACTGGATCCGCCAGCACCAGCGATATGGAATGGAGTCGGTTTCTGGAAAAGATCCGCTCCACGCTGACAAGTCAGGCGGATCGGGTGATGGCATTTGAGCACCTTAACGATGCACGGCCACTGGTGGCGATTCCTCGCGAGTATCTGGAATCTTCATCCGCAGGTGGATTTCAGCCGAAATTTACCTTGCTGGGCAGTGGTTCGCGCTGGTTTGAAGCTGACACCAACACCCCTGTTATTTACCGAATCAACACCAATAACCCGCCGCGCAACAATGGAACGCCCATTCCAGGAAACGGTGTGAACGAATTTAATGCAACGTTGGCGGCCTGGACCAATATTGCCAATGCCTCATTGATCCTTCAAAGCGGAGGCACGACAACCGCCGTTGGCCGCCAGAATGATGGTGTCAACGCCATTTCATTTAATGATCCGCTCAACCAGATTGACGACCCCGTCAATTGCGGCGGAGTTTTAGCGATTGGCGGTTTTACTTCGAGCAACCAGACCATTGTGGTCAGTGGACGGACCTTCAATCGCATCATTGATGCCGATGTGGCCTTTAATAACAACTTTGATTGTTTCCTGGGAAATACCGCGAATCTGGCCGAAGTGATGACCCACGAAGTTGGCCACAGCATTGGACTTGGGCATTCATCGGAAAACGTGAATGAAGCCAATGCCACCCTGCGGGATGCCACGATGTTTTTCCAGGCCCACGGAGATGGTCGCGGAGCGGCGGTTCGAACGGATGACATTGCCGGTGCCGCTTTTATCTACCCGGTGGCTGGCGGTGCCGCGACACCAACCATTACCAGTTTTAACCCAACCAGCGGCACCGTGGGTACAGCGGTTACCATCACCGGAACCAATTTCACAGGTGCTTCGGTGGTAAGCTTCAACAATCTCAATGCCGCCTTTACCGTGAATTCAGCCACCCAGATCCTCGCCACCGTGCCAAATGGCGCCACCACTGGTTTGATTCGAGTGACGACACCTGGCGGAACAGCCACCAGCGCGACCAACTTTACAGTAAATGCTGGCGGCGGTGGTGACACCCAGGCACCAACCGTGACGGTGACTTCACCCAATGGCGGCGAGACCCTGACCAGCACCGCAACTTTTAATGCAACCTGGACCGCCAGCGACAATGTTGGCATTACTCGCCAGGACCTTGCCCTCTCAACTAATGGCGGCAGCAGCTTTTCTGTAACGCTTGCTTCAGGGCTGGCCGGCACGGTGCGCAGCTTTGTGTTTACGGTGCCTTCCGGAGCCGCCACGACGACTGCCCGACTGCGAGTTACCGCGTTTGATGCGGTCAATAATGCTGGTTCGGATGCCAGCAACCAGAATTTCACCATTCAGGCACCCCAAACCGGGACTGAACTCAAAGTTGATGACGGTACACTCGAAACCGGGCTGGTTCAAAGCAACATGATTGTCGTCAACCGGCTGACGCCAGGCAGTTATCCAGCGAAGCTTGACCGGATTCGGATCCGTTTTGCCCGGTTTTCTGGTCAGCCAAACCCAGTTGGCCGAACCGTCAGACTATTGGTGTTCACCAATCCAACGGGTGCCGCCCAGCCGCCCAGCAACCCGACCTTCCTGGTCAACCAGCAAATCACGATTCCGCAAACCGCTTCGTTTGCTGACTTTGTGTTGACCAATGGTCCAACCATCAATGCGGGTGACTTTTTTGTTGGCTACCAGTTGCCGAATCCAGCCGCCGGCGTCGGGTTTACCCTTGATACCAGCAGCGCCTCTCAGCAACGAACTTTTGTTTCAACCAATAATGCCGTTTCCTTTAGCCAGCTTGTGATCAGTGGAAATCGCCGACCAAATGCGTTGATTCGCGCCTTGATATCTGCCGGGAGCACGTCTGGCGGCAATACAATTCCACCTTCAGCCGTTGTACTGTCCCCATCTGAAAATGAAGTTGTGACCGCTGGCGTTCCATTTACCATTCGTTGGGTCTCAAGTGATGATTCCGGTCTGAGCTATCACGATGTTGAGCTTTCAACCGATGGTGGTCAGTCATTTACGGCTCAAATTGCCACTGGCGTGGATGGTTCGGTCCAGGATTATGGCTGGTTTACCTCCCGCAAAGAGTCAACCCGTGCTGTGATCCGGGTGACGGCGGTTGATGCTGATGGGAACATTTCAAGTGCCACCAGCGGCGTCTTTACCATTGCCGGCAACAATGATTTTGCCGTTGATTTTGACTCCCCTGAACTGATCGGTTTCCGTGGTGAAAAAGGAACACTGGTGGTCAACATTGATCGAACTGGTGGGTTTTCTGGACCGGTGACCGTAACCGCGCCTGATACCAAAGCCCTCAAGATCAAATTGTCCCCAGCTTCCCAAACGACCACCGGCGCAACTGTTTCGTTTACCTATAAGATCAAGAAAACCGCTGTCCTTGGCGCCCAGCAACTGACCTTTACTGGAAAAGACGCTGAAGGCCGTACCCGCACCAACACGGTGACGTGGTTTATTCAGGAGAACTGAGCGAGTGAAATAGTACAGGAGCGTGAATCATGAGTAGCGAGTCGTCAGACGGAAGCTTACTCAAGGTAAATGATAAACGCTGGAGTGAGTGAACCCCTGACGACCGACGACTGACGACAAACTGGTTTAATTCACAGATGCTGCCTGGTTCCAGCCAATAAAATTGTGTTGGAACCAGGCTTTTTCTTTGAAAGATTTGTAATTGGCCGTCAGAATAATAGCCGTCAGTCGTCAGTTGTCAGTCATCAGTAGTTCACTAAGTTCATTGATTTGAATTATTTAACTATGTGGTCATCAAGATTTTCATTCCCAAATGGTAAGATCTGCCTTCAGGGAACAATTCCAGGCTTTTGTGTTTCGATGTTCCTGGAGTCTACGATTTTATCTTGTTCTATAGAATAGATTTAGTTTCTACATTCTTCAGTCGGTTATTTCTCATAGTTCATAAGCGGAGGCTTTGTTGACGATGACATATCAGCGACTCTTGCTGTTAAGCAATTCAAAAACCGAAGGATTCGGCTATTTGGATCACGCTGAAACCGTTTTGCAGGATTTTCTTGGGGATCGAGTCCAAACCGTGCTATTTGTTCCATTTGCTGGAGTTCGGATATCTTATGCCGAATATGCCCAGATGGTCGGCGAGCGATTTGGACAGATGGGATATCAGGTCATTTCATTGCACGAGCTTGAGGATCCGATTCAGGCGGTGACCCAGGCTCAGGCAATTGCTGTGGGTGGTGGAAATACCTTTCACCTGTTGCATTCTTTGTATCGGGCCAATGTCCTGGATGCCATTTGCCAGCGGGTTTCTGATGGAATGCCCTATATTGGCTGGAGTGCCGGGTCAAATGTTGCCTGTCCAACCATCAAAACCACCAATGATATGCCGATTATTGAACCCCCTAGCTTTGCCGCGCTGGGATTGGTGCCATTTCAAATCAATCCGCATTACCTTGATGCCCATCCCGAGGGACATCACGGGGAAACCCGCGAAGAGCGCATCACCGAGTTTCTGGTGGTCAACCCTTCCGCCACGGTCGTTGGGCTTCGTGAAGGCACCTGGCTTCGCCGTGAAGGACCAACCCTTGAACTGGGCGGTGCCAAACCGGCTCGGGTTTTCCGATATGGGACGCCTCCGGTTGAGCACAACCCTGGCGCAGACCTGAATTTTTTGATCAAAGGGTAAACTGACCTGATTAAGGACAATATTTTGATAGTCATCCCAGCCGGAGATTTCCTATTGTACCCGGTTTTGATTCTTTTTTGGTTTGAACCGGAGATTCTGACAACGACGAAAACTGCCTATGCGATACATTGACGGGATTGCTATTTTGCGCCCAGGCGACCGGTTTCCGGATCCAAACCGGGGACCGGCGGATCGTCCGGTTGCAATTGGCATCGAATTGACGCCCGCACTGATGTTAAAAGGGTATGCGTGTGGAATCTTTCCCTGGTCCGTCAGCCCGGTTACCTGGTGGTCACCAGATCCAAGGGCCATTTTTGAGCTGGATGGCCTCTATATTTCCCGCCGATTTGCCCGTACGATCCGCAATCATCAATTTCAAATCCGCTTTGATACTGCGTTTCATCAGGTCATTACTGAATGTGCCAGGCCACGGTCGGAACAAAATGGTGTCTGGATTACTGATGAATTTGTTGATGCGTACATGCAGCTTTTTCGGGCGGGATATGCCCACTGTGTTGAGTGCTGGCAGGGAGATGAACTGGTTGGGGGAATTTTTGGTGTGGCGGTTGGTGGGTTTTTTGCTGGTGAGTCAATGTTTCACCGGGTTCCGGATGCTTCAAAAATCGCACTCTATTTTTTAACGCAACGCCTGCGGGAATGTGGCTTCAAGCTGTTTGATATTCAGGTCATCACCGATCACACCCACCGTATGGGCGCGGTCGAAATATCACGCTCTGAATATCTGTCGCGTCTGCGCGAAGCCATCAATCACACGCCACGACCCTTTTTGAATGAAGAATGAAAAAAGTGGTTAGTGGTTAGAAATCAATACTTTCGAAGAAGAACCACTAACCACTAACCACTAACCACTAACCACTAACCACTAACCACTAACCACTAACCACTAACCACTAACCACTAACCACTAACCACTAACCTAACCACTAACCACTAACCACTAACCACTAACCACTCAATGATTTCTTCATTTTCAAGTCTTCATTCAGTTGCGTGCGTGATGTAATAGCGTACAAAGTGCCAGCGGGATTCGCTACCGGCTTCTGACGATCCGTCCCCAAACGCCAGCCACCGGCGAACCGCACGGGGTTCACTCCCTTTAGCCCGTGAGCGAACCCAGAACCGGTTGATTCCATTCAGACACATTTTTCCATCAACCAGCACCAGGATATTTTTCCCCTCCATGATAATGGTATAGGTATGGGGTTCGGACATGGTATTGCAGCTAAACTGCAAATCAGTGGCCCGAAGCAAGCTGATGCCTTCCGGTTGGATCAGCAAGGCGTCCGCGTGCTGATCATTTTCAACCCAGATGGCACAGCCGGTGTGCCCACGGTCCCCAACATAGCTGAGGAGTTGCATGCGGACTTCAACCACCACTTTTTTATCCGAGACCGCTTCCCACGGGTGAAAGAAAAAGGCACTGGCTTTCAAGTCCTGGCAGGTATTGACATACATCGCTCCATCCGGCTCGGTGCGAATGATCATTTGCCCGGTCAATTCCATGCCCCAGCCAAACATTTGGGTTGCCTGACGCTGGCGTGGCCCTGACGGAGGCGCTGGGGACGGTACTGGGGCCACCACGGGAACTGGGAGAGAGGGGGTACTGGTTTCACTGGTTGGCTGAGTGGCATTGACTGGTGGAAGCGGCGTCGCAACCAGGGTGGGCGGCGGTACTGGCGGTGGTGTGGTGGGTTCCGGAGTGACTGGGGTGACCGGCGGCACCCGTTCTTTAATGTTTTGGACATGTCCGGAAGGTGCTTTGCTCAGGCTGACAACTGGCGATTGAGTACTCTCCGCACGTTTTTCCTGCCGTTCCATCCGCTCCGCCAGATCCCGGACTGATCGGGGCACCGCATCCGAGGTAAATGAAGGAACCTCCTGGCTCATCACCAGCACGGGGGGGGCCTCGCTGAGTTCGGGCGGGGCATCCCAGGTTGGAAAACTGTTTCCGGAAGACGCGGGGATGGGTTCATCTGGAAGCGCCATCAATCGGGGACTGGTTGGCCTGATGGGGACCGGGGTGACGTCACTGATCCGCGGTTGATGGGGGCCAGATTCAAGACGATTGGCTTCAGCCGTCGCGGTCGGCTCCACCGCAACCACGGCCAGTGGCCCAGGGAGGCGGGAGGCAGGTGCGGTGGCGGTGGTTCTGATTTTGACAATGCGATGTGAGACCGAATCAGCCACAAAAAGGTCACCGTTTGGGGCAATGCAAATCCCCCTGGGCCCGCTGAGTTCGGCCTCCGTACCACGTCCATTGCGTTTTCCCTGCTTGGTTCCGCCGATCAGGCTGGCGGTAACACCCATCCGGTCCGAATTTGGATCCAGACGCAAAATGCGATGGTTATTAGTATCTGAGACGTAAACCACACCCGTCAGATCAACCACGATTCCGCTTGGAAAATTCAGAAATTTCAATGATGGGCCACCCCAGAGGGTGGTCACGGTACCATCTGGTGTCACGCGACGAATGGCATGATTGGCGGCATCGGCAACATAGCAGTTATCTTCGGTATCGAGCGCAATGGCATAGGGCCAGCCAAATGCAGCTTCCGTACCGCGTCCATCCCGGAAGCCACGGTCGCTGCCAGCCAGTGTGGTCACGGTTCCATCGGGATCAATACAGCGAATGACCGTTCCATCGGCTACATAGATTTTCCCGGTCGAACTCACCGCAATGCCTTTCGGGCCTTCAAATTGGGCTGAACGGCCCTGCCCGTCGCGTGACCCCTGGGTGCCGTTGCCCGCCAGCGTTCGCACTTCGCCTTTGGGGGTCACCTGGCGGATACAGTAATTCAGGTGGTCCGTGACATACAACGCACCATCTGAACCAACGGCCAGGTCAAGCGGTCCTTTGAAACAAGCTCGTGTTCCGGCATCATCGCGCAATCCACTTTCCAGGCTCCCCGCCAGCGTTAAGACGGTTCCTTCAGAGGTTACGCCGCGAATGCAGTGATTAAAATGGTCAGCGACATACACCGTACCCGCAGCATCAACACAGACCCCCATTGGACAGTTAAACCGAACGGATTCGCCGCTGCCGTCCCGAAATCCCACTTCGCTCCCAGCCAGGGTGAAAAAAGTATATTCCTGTGGCTCCCGACTGATTGGAACCTGAAACTCGGTGAGGTGGAGCGGAGGGAGCCCGCTGGAGGGAGTGAGGGGAACCTGATACCCGCCGGAGAGAAAAGCATTATTCGGGGGCGTCACCGTCCGGCCCAGGGTGCCAACAGGTGCCGTGATTTCAACTGGCGGCTCGGTGGACGGGCCAGTCATGGTATGCGGAAACCTGATGGACCGAATCACATGCATATCCCGGTCGGTCACAAACAGCATACTCTTTGCCAGTGCCAGCCCGGTGGGCGACCAGAATTCAGCGCACCCTTCACTCTGTCCGCCTAATCCATCATGATTGCCTTGCCGACCATTGCCAGCCAGAATCGCCACACTTCCATCCGGAAACATGCATTTAATGGCGTAATCCTCGGCATCTGCGATATAGAGTGTGCCATCGGGGAGAGCCAGAATGGAAACCGGCTCAAGGATGAGCGACCCAACCTGGGCCGCGGGGCCGGTTGGAAGCGTCGTGACCAATCCATCGCGGGTGATTTTGCGAATGACGCCGTTTCCAACGTCCGCGACATAAATGTTGCCAGCCCCATCCAGGGAAATACTACCCAGTGTTTCAAACCGTGCTTTGTGGATCGGGCCATCCTGATAGCCAGCTTCATTTCCGGCAATGGTCTGGACTTTTCCATCAGGGGTGATGCGTCGGATCCGGACGCCATCCGCCACAAAAATATTGCCATTGGAGTCGGCTGCCACGGCCCGAGGCGCGTCAAATTCGGCCTGCTGGCTCATCCCATCGCTCAGGCCACGATTTCCACTGCCGACAAAGGTTTTCACCATGCCGTTGAGCGTTACCCGGCGGATGCGCAGGTTATGCAGGTCGGCGACATAGAGATACCCATTGGCATACACAATACCGCGCGGCCCATTAAACATGGCCAGTGACCCTGGTTCATCCCGGAAGCCGGCGGTGCTTCCAGCCAGTGTGGTGGTAATGCCTTCCGGCGAAATCCGGCGAATGCGATGGTTTCCAAAATCAGCCACATACAGATTGCCCTGGGGGTCGGCGGTAATGCCGTTGGGGCGTTGAAACGAAGCCAGTGCCGCCGGGCCATCTCGAAATCCGGCGCCGCCGCCAGTCAGGGTGCCGACGATATAAGAGGATGGGTCAACCGTGTTTGCCGCAGCTTCAGGTTGATTGGTGAATTCCTCGGCGTCCTCGACGTCATCATCATCATCATCGCCCAGCATGGCATCAGCCAGGAGTTTGGTTGAGACAAGCGAGGAGAGTTCCTGTTTTCCAATCGGAGCGGGTCTGGGCATTTCGCCGCCGCTGATGGGTTGTGCCGGTTGTGATAGTGCTGGGAGTTGATCCACTGTTTCCGACAACGGAGCCGCCGCACCAAAATTTCCCGATGGCGATGAAATCAACGCGCGGGTGTCGGAATCCTCCATTCGTGGTGGGAGCGGGGTTGAAATCCCCCGTGGCGGCACCAGGAAGATGGTTGGGGCGTTCCGCATTTCTTCCGTGAAGTCAATCGGCGTGGTTTGGGCGGCGGGCAAGGTTCGCATTTTGAGCCATGGGTTTCTTTCCAGGGCCAGACTATCCAGGATTTGGTGAATAACATCCCCGGCGGGTTCGAGGAGTGTCACCGGACACACCACACCCAGGCAGGCCCGGGCATAGCCGGTTCCTTGCAGGCAGCGCACCGCCACGAGTCGTGATTCAAATGGGTCGCCTTCGCGGATAAACAGGGCCCGGGCAGTCAGGCCGTGAATCTCACCGAGTTGGGTTCGTTCGCCGTTGATTTCTTCGGGGGCTTCGTCGTGGAGTTTAGCCAGGAGGTGAAGTGGGGACAGATTGGTTGATGGAAGCTGGTTTCGGTCTGGAAAGAGTTCCACACCAAAATACACACGCATCAGGCTCGGCCCGCATACGGCGATTTCAAAACCGGGCTGACGTTCAAGTCGCCAGGCAGCAGGATAGTCAAAGGAAAAGCCGTTTGATTCGAAAGTGGCATAAGCAAGCATGGAACCCTCGTGGCTGGTAAGAGGCGATCAGCACTGGCCTGGAAGCCGTTTGAAAACGCCAGGCGCGATGGCTCGCCCTTATCCGGTTTGTTCTTTTTTTTCAATGATTTCCAGTTGAATCAGGGTACTTTCGATGGTATAGTCTGGCGGCGGTTGGGAGGTGAATCACCGAACACTCAGGGCTGAATGAATCCCCCCACCATGTGCGGAAAATTCAAGTCCGAAAATGGTGTGTGGCATGGTGGTTTAAAATTTTGCCGGCTCAAATGTGCCGCTGTTTTTTTTCCTTTTCCAACACAGAGCACTTTCTTTTTCTATCACAATGTAATAAAATATTAAACCTGGTGGCAAATCACCCCGTATGATGCGCCACCATCAACCTTAGCATTATTCGAGAGCAAACGCCAAACTCTGTAACCTTAACTTTTAGAACCCGTTAGGAAAAAACCATGGCAGACGAAAAAGTTGAAAAAAATCGAGCACTAGACGCCGCGATTGCGGGATTGGAAAAACAATTTGGCAAAGGCGTGATTATGCGCCTTGGGGATCGCAAAGTGGTTGAGATCGCCGCGATTTCAACGACCTGTTTAAGCCTGGATGCCGCCATTGGCATTGGCGGACTTCCTCGTGGTCGAATCGTGGAAATTTATGGACCAGAATCGGGCGGAAAAACAACGCTCGCACTCCATGTCGCAGCCGAAGCCCAGCGACAGGGCGGAACCGTGGCCTATATTGATGCCGAGCATGCCATGGATCCAGCTTATGCCAATCGATTGGGGGTTGATACCGCCAACATTTTTATTTCTCAGCCCGATTCGGGTGAACAGGCGCTGGAAATTGCCGAAGCCCTGGTTCGTTCAGGGGCCGTTGATTTACTGGTGATTGACTCGGTGGCGGCACTGGTACCGCGAGCTGAGTTGGACGGTGATATGGGAGATTCCCTGCCTGGATTGCAGGCCCGTTTGATGTCACAGGCATTGCGCAAACTCACGGCGATAGCCTCAAAAACCAATACCTGTCTGATCTTTATCAACCAGATCCGGGAAAAGATCGGCGTGATGTTTGGTTCCCCCGAAACCACCACTGGCGGGCGGGCCCTAAAATTTTATGCCTCCGTCCGGCTTGATATTCGCCGAACCACGCAAATTAAAGATGGTGAAAATATCATTGGTGGTCGGACCAGGGTGAAAGTCGCCAAAAACAAGATGGCGCCGCCGTTTAAAGATGCCGAGTTTGACATTATTTACGGTCACGGGATTTCCCGTGAAGGCGACATTTTGGATCTTGGCGTGGAACACAAACTGATTGACAAGAGCGGCTCCTGGTTTTCCTACAAGGGCGAACGCCTGGGGCAGGGCCGTGAAAATGCCAAATCAGCCCTGGCTGCCAGTCCCGAGATGCTCAACAAGCTTGATCACGAACTGCGAATCATTTTGGGATTGATTCCAGCCGATCCGGCTGCCCCACCGGCACCTGAAAAACCGGTTGAGGCGGCACCAACCACCAAAGCCGGCAAAGTCAAAAACATAGAGGCGGCATTGGGAATTAAATCAGCCGAACCGGCACCTGGTGCCAAAGCGACTGACTCTGCCCCTGGTGCCAAGGTAACTGAACCGGCTCCAACCCCAGCCACCGGTAAAGCCGCGGAAGTCTAAATACAGCGGGCTGAAGAAGACGGGCTGAGAAATCCAGGGCTTGGGGCTGAGGGCTGAGGGCTGAAGACATCAGGGATTTCAAATCTTATCCTTATATCTTCAGCCCCGAGCCCTCAGCCCTCAACCGTGTGTTCAAGAAAAATACGCATCTATGCCAGCCGCCAGATACCGCCACCTGGCTTCAATTTGTGGCGGATTCGGAACGCGGGCAGCCCCAATCGTTTTGTTGGTGTCCAGCAGGATGGGGTGGCCGCCGTGAAGCACATAGTCAAACTTTCCATAATCGAACTTTAACTTGTGTCGCAGCTCAACGATTTCAGCATGCGGCTCAATGATTTCCCTGAACACTTGAGTCCGACCATTGACAATCGGAGATGTGGCGCCGAGACGCACGGCATTGGTTCGATCTCCCAAAAATCGGAGATACCGGACAAAGAACAGATCGTCTTCCATCTCTGGAAGGAACTTCTCGACGATAAAATTTTGGGATGTGAGAAATACCTCAGGCACTTCGCGCAGGGTGTCATACACCTGATAGTCATGAGGTGTTTCAAAGCGAGGCAGGTGACTTTCGGCTTCAGATCGGAATCTGGATGTGATCCACTTTAAAATACCAGACCTGGAATCTGTCCGGGAGCAGGGCACCATTTGTTCAGGACGACCCGCATAGTTCAAGTCTGTTTTGACAATTACTTTTCCCTCGTAAGCATCACCTGGTTGAACCAGATTCTGGCTGAATGTTGATTTTCGGATGTCCTTGACATTGCCATTCAGAACAATCGGATACTGCTGTGCAAAGTGAAGGTACTCATCAGGAACGACTGAAAGATCAACGTGAACCAGAATCAGATCTGCGGGATAATATTGCCTGACTCCAAAAATGAAAATGACCTCATAGTCTGCCTCTCGCCAGTACTCAGCCAACGAAGTAATGACATAGTACTCAACCTGGGAGCGATCTTTTTCGTGAAAAAGGATGGCGATCTTCTTTTTCATGGAGCTTCCCTAAACTCGTACCTGATGCTAAACGAGTCGTTTCTCTGGCGGGGCAAACGGGCATTTCTCGGAAAAATGCCCAACCCGATCTTGAACATTTTCAAATCTCGCTTTAGTGATGTTTCCCGTCAACCTTACCAGGACTTCGTCCAACGGATTGAGTGTATTGTTACCGGTATTAGAAATCGGAGGCTGTTCTTTGTCCTGGAGTGCCCGGCCTAAATGTCGGGCTTCGGCCAGTGGGCGGAGGGCATCGGTGGCCCGGGCAACATCTCTGAGTTTTTTTACCGCTTCAATGCCATCGTGGGCACCTGCCAGTGATTTTGTTCCCCCTCCACCGACTGCATTGCGGGGTAAATGCAGATGGTAGTGTCGCCACTGGTCAAGCCGGGTTTGCAAGGTCAACAACTCACTGACCATCAGGTGAGTTAGAAAGTGTCGGTCATCATCCAGTTTGTGTTCATCTATCAACCGGATAATTTGAATCAAGTTCTCTTCGCCAAAGCACGCCTGACCTGACCGTTGTATGTGCTCCAGAAACGTCGTGCCAAGCTGCCGGTACAAAT comes from the Acidobacteriota bacterium genome and includes:
- the pepE gene encoding dipeptidase PepE, with translation MTYQRLLLLSNSKTEGFGYLDHAETVLQDFLGDRVQTVLFVPFAGVRISYAEYAQMVGERFGQMGYQVISLHELEDPIQAVTQAQAIAVGGGNTFHLLHSLYRANVLDAICQRVSDGMPYIGWSAGSNVACPTIKTTNDMPIIEPPSFAALGLVPFQINPHYLDAHPEGHHGETREERITEFLVVNPSATVVGLREGTWLRREGPTLELGGAKPARVFRYGTPPVEHNPGADLNFLIKG
- a CDS encoding leucyl/phenylalanyl-tRNA--protein transferase, encoding MRYIDGIAILRPGDRFPDPNRGPADRPVAIGIELTPALMLKGYACGIFPWSVSPVTWWSPDPRAIFELDGLYISRRFARTIRNHQFQIRFDTAFHQVITECARPRSEQNGVWITDEFVDAYMQLFRAGYAHCVECWQGDELVGGIFGVAVGGFFAGESMFHRVPDASKIALYFLTQRLRECGFKLFDIQVITDHTHRMGAVEISRSEYLSRLREAINHTPRPFLNEE
- the recA gene encoding recombinase RecA; this encodes MADEKVEKNRALDAAIAGLEKQFGKGVIMRLGDRKVVEIAAISTTCLSLDAAIGIGGLPRGRIVEIYGPESGGKTTLALHVAAEAQRQGGTVAYIDAEHAMDPAYANRLGVDTANIFISQPDSGEQALEIAEALVRSGAVDLLVIDSVAALVPRAELDGDMGDSLPGLQARLMSQALRKLTAIASKTNTCLIFINQIREKIGVMFGSPETTTGGRALKFYASVRLDIRRTTQIKDGENIIGGRTRVKVAKNKMAPPFKDAEFDIIYGHGISREGDILDLGVEHKLIDKSGSWFSYKGERLGQGRENAKSALAASPEMLNKLDHELRIILGLIPADPAAPPAPEKPVEAAPTTKAGKVKNIEAALGIKSAEPAPGAKATDSAPGAKVTEPAPTPATGKAAEV